The segment ATCTTGTGCGACTTGCCGGTGTAATAAAGAATGCGCTCAGTCGTCGTGGTCTTGCCAGCGTCGATGTGCGCCATAATGCCGATATTGCGGTACCGCGAGAGCGGATGGCTGCGTGCCATGATCTTAAACTCCATGGCCGGGTGGCATTGCTGCCACCCGGCTTATTATTACCAGCGGTAGTGCGAGAAGGCGCGGTTCGCTTCGGCCATGCGATGCGTATCTTCGCGCTTCTTCACGGCGTTACCGCGATTGTTCGCAGCATCCAGCAGCTCACCCGAAAGGCGGGCCGACATGGTGTTTTCCGAACGGGCACGCGCGGCAGCGATCAGCCAACGAATGGCCAGCGCCTGGGCGCGCTCGGTGCGCACTTCAACCGGAACCTGGTAGGTCGCACCACCGACGCGGCGGCTGCGCACTTCGATGCCCGGCTTCACATTGTTCAGCGCGTCATGGAAAACGCCGATGGGATCCTTCTTGGCCTTCGCTTCGACGGTGTCGAGCGCGCCATAGACGATGCCTTCAGCGACGGCCTTCTTGCCGTCCTGCATCACGCTGTTCATGAATTTCGAAAGAACCTGATCTCCGAACTTCGGATCAGGCAAGATTTCCCGCTTCTCGGGACGACGACGACGTGACATGTCTCAGCCTACCTTCTTACTTGGGACGCTTCGCGCCGTACTTCGAACGGCTCTTCTTGCGATCCTTGACACCCTGCGTGTCGAGCACGCCGCGAAGAACGTGGTAACGGACACCGGGAAGGTCGCGTACGCGGCCGCCACGGATCAGCACTACCGAGTGCTCCTGAAGGTTATGGCCTTCACCGGGGATGTAAGTGATGACTTCGCGCTGGTTCGTCAGACGAACCTTTGCCACCTTACGAAGTGCCGAGTTCGGCTTTTTCGGGGTCGTCGTATAAACGCGGGTGCAAACGCCACGCTTTTGCGGGTTCGCATCCATTGCAGGGACCTTTGACTTGGCCTTCTGCGGTTCGCGACCCTTGCGGATCAGCTGATTGATTGTTGGCATGAAGCCTTCACCTTCTAAGTTACTTTGCCAAAGCCTGCGCTATCAAAAATGCAAAAAAGAGACCTTGGCGACCATTTACTGGCCCCCCAGGCCTTCACACGCATCAGCAATGTTCAAGCTCTATGTTCAGCCCGAGGAAAGGCGTTTGACCCGGACGAGAATCCGGCATCCTTTTCTTAAGCAGGGGCGGCCTATAACGCTGGAGTCGAAGGGGGTCAATGGGATTCGAATGCCCGAAATTGCAGGGCCGAACCCCCACCCCCCTCGCCTGTCAGTGCGTCTTCCATTCGATGGTTCGAACGTCGCCGTCGCGCTCGATTTCGGCATCCTGCGCGCTTTCTTCGGCCGCGTGCTCGGGATGAAGCGCGGCAAAGCGCAGCACTGCAAGCCCGCCCAACGCGGAAAGGAGCGAACCCAGCAACACGCCCAGCTTGGCCTGATCGATCAGCTCGGGTTGCCCCGGGAAAGCCAGCGCCCCGATGAACAGGCTCATCGTGAAGCCGATTCCACACAGCAGCGCAACGCCGTATACCTGGAGCCAGGTAGCACCGCGCAACCGCGATCCGACACCCAGTTTCACGGCCAGCCAGATGCTGGCGAAAATGCCGATCTGCTTGCCGAAGAACAGCCCCGCCGCGATCCCCAGCGGCAAGGGCGCGAGAAGCTGCTCGATGCCCACGCCCTCAAGCGAAACGCCGGCATTCGCAAAACCAAACACCGGCACGATCGCAAAGGCCACCCAGGGCTGAAGCCCGTGTTCAAGCCGGTGAAGCGGTGAGTCTTCGGCATCGGGCTGCCCCGGCGTCTGGATGATCGGGATCGTCATTGCGGCAAGCACGCCCGCAATGGTGGCATGGACGCCGGACAGCAGCACCGCCAGCCACAGCAGGACAAAGCCGGTAATATACGGCCACAACACGCGCACGCCACTGCGGTTCATGACATACATCACGCCCAGAATGGCCGCCGCGGCAAACAGCGCCGCACCGTTGATGCTCGCCGTATAGGCCACCGCGATGATCGCGACCGCGCCCATATCGTCGACAATCGCCACGGTGGTGAGGAACAGTTTGAGCGAGGTCGGCGCGCGGCTGCCGAGCAGCGCCAGCACACCGATCGCAAAGGCAATGTCGGTCGCCGCCGGAATCGCCCAGCCGTTCGACAGACCCGCCGTCCCCCCGGCAAAGGCCAGATAGATGAGCGCCGGAACCCCCATGCCCGCGGCGGCGGCAATCACCGGAAGGCGCCGCTGTTCCCAGCTTGCAAGGCGGCCGTCGACGAACTCGCGCTTGATCTCGAGGCCCACCAGAAAGAAGAACACCGCCATCAACGCATCATTGATCCACAGATGCACCGTCATCGGCCCCAGCTTGTCGCTGAGCACCGGGCCGGTCTCTGCATGCAATAGATGGTGGTAGGCGTCGGCAAGCGGGCTGTTCGCGATCACCATCGCAACTGCGGCCGCAACCATCAGGACGATACCGCCTGCAGCCTCATTTTCCAGAAATGCCCGCAGCGCCGAACGCGTACGAACTCGTTGTCTGTCCAGTCGATTTACCATGTCCCCCCAACTCCTAACGGCTGGAGGCCGTGGTGAAAACACTTTAAGGCCGGTGCAAAGCCTGCCGCGAAGGGACAATTGATGACCGAAACCGACGCCGCCCGCCCCAGCCCGCGCTCCGGCGACCTTCCCATGCTCATCCGCCGCTGGTGGCGGATCAACGTGATCAAGAGCGTCGAGCATGAAGAAATTCTCGCCAAGGTGCGCGAGGAAGCTGGCTGGGACGCGCGCTATGCCTTCATGATTCTCATGTCCGCTGGCATCGCGGTTCTCGGTCTGCTGCTCTCCTCCCCGGCAGTTGTCATCGGGGCAATGCTCATTTCCCCGCTCATGGGGCCAATCATCGGACTGGGCTTCGCGCTGGCGACGTTCGATGCCGCCGAAATCCGTCGAACCTTGAGCGCGCTTGCCGGCGGCACGTTGCTCGCCGTGCTCTTCTGCGCGCTGGTCGTTGCGCTCTCGCCGCTGCAGAATGTCACAAGTGAAATCGCGGCGCGGACGCGGCCCAACCTGTTCGATCTTGTGGTTGCGCTGTTTTCGGCGCTGGCAGGTGCCTATGCGATGATCCGCGCCCGCGCCGGCACCGTGGTTGGCGTGGCGATCGCCACCGCGTTGATGCCCCCGCTTGCGGTGGTCGGCTTCGGCCTTGCCACCTGGAACGGCACGGTATTTTCGGGCGCGCTCCTGCTGTTCATC is part of the Sphingomonas sp. C3-2 genome and harbors:
- the rpsG gene encoding 30S ribosomal protein S7, which translates into the protein MSRRRRPEKREILPDPKFGDQVLSKFMNSVMQDGKKAVAEGIVYGALDTVEAKAKKDPIGVFHDALNNVKPGIEVRSRRVGGATYQVPVEVRTERAQALAIRWLIAAARARSENTMSARLSGELLDAANNRGNAVKKREDTHRMAEANRAFSHYRW
- the rpsL gene encoding 30S ribosomal protein S12 — encoded protein: MPTINQLIRKGREPQKAKSKVPAMDANPQKRGVCTRVYTTTPKKPNSALRKVAKVRLTNQREVITYIPGEGHNLQEHSVVLIRGGRVRDLPGVRYHVLRGVLDTQGVKDRKKSRSKYGAKRPK
- the nhaA gene encoding Na+/H+ antiporter NhaA; translated protein: MVNRLDRQRVRTRSALRAFLENEAAGGIVLMVAAAVAMVIANSPLADAYHHLLHAETGPVLSDKLGPMTVHLWINDALMAVFFFLVGLEIKREFVDGRLASWEQRRLPVIAAAAGMGVPALIYLAFAGGTAGLSNGWAIPAATDIAFAIGVLALLGSRAPTSLKLFLTTVAIVDDMGAVAIIAVAYTASINGAALFAAAAILGVMYVMNRSGVRVLWPYITGFVLLWLAVLLSGVHATIAGVLAAMTIPIIQTPGQPDAEDSPLHRLEHGLQPWVAFAIVPVFGFANAGVSLEGVGIEQLLAPLPLGIAAGLFFGKQIGIFASIWLAVKLGVGSRLRGATWLQVYGVALLCGIGFTMSLFIGALAFPGQPELIDQAKLGVLLGSLLSALGGLAVLRFAALHPEHAAEESAQDAEIERDGDVRTIEWKTH